GGTTAGATAAAACCAGTGTTCGGTTCCCGCAGGCACGTTAATATACTCTTCTGGTTGGACGGTGAGTTCTACCTGAGTGCGATCGCGACGCACAAAGCCAAAAATCGCTTCTCCATCAATGATGTAGCGGACTTCATCATCTGCATGGGTGTGGATCTGGTCAAACTTTGCCAGTAACCCCTCGAGGTTCGCAACCCCTGGATGCAGAACAATCAGATCGCGGGATTGATAACCTGCTGTTTGTTGCAGTTGCTCAAAATAGCTATCTAGGGCTTTTAGTACTTGTTCTTTTTCATCTTCGTCGAGGCTATCTTGTGCCAGCAACCGATGTAAATCGGGATTATCCCCCACAGTCCAGCGATTCAGTTGAATGTTAAGGGATGCCAATTCTGGGGCAATGTCCTGGATATCCGTGAGGATTGTGCCATTTTCTAGTTTGAGAATTGCCATAATTTACTCTAATAAAAAAATAACTAATTGCTTTTCTAGCAGAGGTAAATTTATTGCTTTGCTATTTGATGACTGTAATTATTTTACCTTATTAATATTTATTAATTTTGGTATCTGATAATTAATTTTTTACTAGCTAAATCAAGTAATTGTATAACAGATCACTTTTTCATAGTTAAATATAGCACTAATATCACAAGTTGAAGATTGATATTGTCAGTTTCCTATAACTTAGCTGATTCATCAAGAGGAAAATTCATAAAAAGATGAGTAAACGATTTAATCGACGTAATTTTTTGATTTACAGTTCTGCCACTCTCGGTAGCAGCCTTTTTCTCAAGGCTTGCGTGAATAATTCCCCAAGCGCTACAGAAAA
Above is a window of Nostoc sp. UHCC 0702 DNA encoding:
- a CDS encoding acireductone dioxygenase — protein: MAILKLENGTILTDIQDIAPELASLNIQLNRWTVGDNPDLHRLLAQDSLDEDEKEQVLKALDSYFEQLQQTAGYQSRDLIVLHPGVANLEGLLAKFDQIHTHADDEVRYIIDGEAIFGFVRRDRTQVELTVQPEEYINVPAGTEHWFYLTPARRVKAVRYFISTEGWVPQYTGREKAVKS